The following coding sequences lie in one bacterium genomic window:
- a CDS encoding putative toxin-antitoxin system toxin component, PIN family has translation MSNNNLTNLTVVIDTNVLLGALPSHSPYRLLFNQLLEGAYELVISNAILTEYEEQITARYDSQVVQDLLAILLLLPNVRQVTPYFQWHLIVSDPDDNKFVDAAISGNVDYMVTNDKHFQILKTAEFPKVNVCKAEAFKTMLLNASRSKLGSNLDYGTQT, from the coding sequence ATGAGCAACAATAATCTCACCAATCTCACCGTGGTCATCGATACGAATGTCTTGTTGGGGGCATTGCCATCGCATTCTCCGTATCGTCTCCTGTTCAATCAATTACTTGAGGGAGCGTATGAATTGGTTATCAGTAACGCGATCCTGACCGAATATGAAGAGCAGATCACTGCACGCTATGATTCGCAGGTGGTTCAAGATCTCCTGGCCATTCTGTTACTCTTACCCAATGTCAGACAAGTCACGCCGTATTTCCAGTGGCACCTGATCGTCAGTGATCCAGATGACAATAAATTTGTTGATGCCGCCATTTCCGGCAATGTCGATTATATGGTCACGAATGATAAACATTTTCAGATATTGAAAACCGCGGAGTTCCCGAAAGTCAATGTCTGTAAAGCCGAAGCCTTTAAAACCATGTTATTGAATGCTTCAAGGAGTAAGTTGGGATCAAACCTTGATTATGGAACACAGACATAA